In Rosa chinensis cultivar Old Blush chromosome 1, RchiOBHm-V2, whole genome shotgun sequence, a genomic segment contains:
- the LOC112182452 gene encoding endoglucanase 14: MASIHVLGLVCFSLFLSTHSVLAAIDYGQALTKSLLYYEAQRSGKLPPEQRVQWRGDSALKDGNDTGVNLDGGYYDSGDNVKFGFPMAFTITMLSWSTIEFASKLETKNELSNALDAIKWGTDYLIKAHAQPNVLYGEVGDGGSDHACWQRPEDMTTPRTSFKIDEQHPGSDLAGETAAAFAAASIAFKDKDPTYSGQLLTHAKQLFEFACSHAGVYQNSINLAGQFYSSSGYEDELLWAAAWLHRATDDKSYLDYLGQAGNTGGARTEFSWDDKFVGAQVLVAKLVLEGKVPADSGPWSQYKNQAEQFICSCIQKGNSNVKKTPGGLLWFLPFNNLQYTTTATLIATVYSEYLSPKRASIQCSGGIVQSSALLDLARSQVDYILGSNPNGMSYMVGFGSKYPTQVHHRGASIVSIKKDPSPVACQAGFDAWFNMNAPNPNVLDGAIVGGPNDSDGYTDSRSNFQMAEAATVNTAPLVGVLAKLA; the protein is encoded by the exons ATGGCTTCTATCCATGTCCTTGGTTTGGTttgcttttctctctttttatcaaCTCATTCAGTGCTTGCGGCGATAGATTATGGACAAGCTCTTACAAAGTCTTTGTTGTATTATGAGGCTCAACGATCTGGTAAGTTGCCTCCTGAACAGAGAGTGCAATGGCGTGGCGATTCAGCGCTTAAAGATGGAAATGATACTGGT GTTAATCTTGATGGAGGGTATTATGATTCTGGGGACAATGTCAAGTTTGGATTCCCCATGGCATTCACAATAACAATGCTTTCATGGAGCACAATAGAGTTCGCAAGCAAACTTGAAACCAAGAATGAGCTCTCAAACGCATTGGACGCCATTAAATGGGGCACAGACTATTTGATCAAAGCACACGCTCAGCCAAATGTTCTCTATGGTGAAGTTGGCGATGGCGGTTCTGATCATGCTTGTTGGCAGAGACCGGAAGACATGACTACCCCACGGACATCCTTCAAGATCGATGAGCAGCATCCAGGTTCTGATCTTGCTGGTGAAACCGCAGCTGCTTTTGCCGCAGCTTCCATTGCTTTCAAGGATAAAGACCCTACATATTCTGGCCAGCTCTTGACGCATGCGAAACAGCTGTTTGAATTTGCCTGCAGTCATGCTGGTGTTTATCAGAATAGTATTAATCTAGCAGGCCAGTTCTACTCCAGCAGCGGATATGAG GATGAATTATTGTGGGCTGCAGCATGGCTTCATCGTGCTACTGATGATAAATCGTACCTAGATTACCTTGGTCAAGCAGGCAATACTGGTGGTGCAAGAACCGAGTTCTCTTGGGATGACAAGTTTGTTGGCGCCCAGGTCTTGGTTGCAAAG CTTGTCTTGGAGGGCAAGGTACCGGCTGATTCAGGACCGTGGTCACAATACAAAAACCAGGCAGAGCAGTTCATTTGCTCTTGCATTCAGAAGGGTAACAGCAACGTGAAGAAGACGCCCGGTGGGTTGTTATGGTTTTTGCCATTTAACAATCTTCAGTATACTACAACTGCTACACTCATTGCAACTGTTTACTCTGAATACCTATCCCCAAAACGTGCCTCCATTCAATGTAGTGGTGGCATTGTTCAGTCTTCTGCTCTACTTGACTTGGCCCGATCACAG GTGGACTATATCCTGGGTTCAAATCCTAATGGTATGAGCTACATGGTTGGATTTGGGTCAAAGTATCCAACTCAAGTTCATCATAGAGGAGCATCCattgtttcaatcaagaaagatCCATCTCCAGTTGCATGCCAAGCTGGCTTCGACGCTTGGTTTAACATGAACGCCCCTAATCCGAATGTATTGGATGGAGCAATAGTTGGAGGACCCAATGATAGTGATGGTTATACGGATTCAAGATCCAACTTCCAAATGGCTGAAGCAGCAACTGTTAATACTGCACCACTAGTTGGTGTCCTAGCCAAGCTTGCCTGA